One window of Bdellovibrio sp. GT3 genomic DNA carries:
- the gcvP gene encoding aminomethyl-transferring glycine dehydrogenase: MKIDDLSPRNEFIPRHIGPSDSDVQEMLKELGFASLDELANKIIPSQIRTEHKFEGVGPGISEFGLLNHLKSMVSKNKVMKSYIGMGFHDSITPTIIQRNIFENPVWYTAYTPYQAEIAQGRLEALLNFQTMVADLTGMQISNSSLLDEGTAAAEAMFMAHALCKTKANAFVVSDKMHPHVIEVLGTRAEPLGLEMIVTNPATYDFAKAAFGVFFQYPDTEGAVENYADLAKKYKDQGAHVVASVDLLAMTLLTPPGEWGADIVVGNSQRFGVPLGYGGPHAAFLATKDTYKRMMPGRLVGVSVDSQGKQALRLALQTREQHIRREKATSNICTAQVLLANMASMYAVYHGPQGLKKIAMRVNRLTAIMADGLSKLGYNVSKNAFFDTVTVTSDNAASILAHAEELGMNFRKINDKTLGIALNETVTLTDVETVWMAFNGGNKAAFDCQTIDATLKLEIPAELSRKSAFMTNPVFNSHHSETELLRYIHHLQNKDITLTHSMIPLGSCTMKLNATTELVPVSWPEISKLHPFAPVSQTSGLIEMIKDLENKLCDITGFAAVSLQPNAGSQGEYAGLLVIRKYHQSRGQGHRNICLIPSSAHGTNPASAALAGMQVVVVNCDDLGNVEISDLKAKAEQHKDNLSALMITYPSTHGVYEEGIKEICDIVHANGGQVYMDGANMNALVGMCRPGTFGADVSHMNLHKTFAIPHGGGGPGVGPIGVGAHLKEFLPKHSVIPEAGPANGITSTTSAPWGSASILPISWAYITMMGAEGLRKATLVSILSANYIAKKLEKAYPVLYKGKSGYVAHECIIDVRDIKTASGIDVTDVAKRLIDYGFHAPTMSFPVAGTLMIEPTESEPKQEVDRFIDAMLSIRKEITAVETGKMDKENNALKNSPHTAQMMMKPEWNHPYSREEAVYPVEWLRTNKFWPVVGRVDNAYGDRNLICSCPSIEEYR; the protein is encoded by the coding sequence ATGAAAATCGACGATTTGTCTCCTAGAAATGAGTTTATTCCACGCCATATCGGCCCAAGCGATTCCGACGTCCAAGAGATGTTGAAAGAGCTTGGATTTGCTTCTTTGGATGAACTTGCCAACAAAATCATTCCTTCCCAAATTCGCACTGAACATAAATTCGAAGGTGTCGGTCCCGGCATTTCTGAATTCGGTTTGCTGAATCATTTGAAGTCGATGGTTTCAAAAAACAAAGTGATGAAGTCCTACATCGGCATGGGCTTCCATGACTCGATCACACCGACCATCATTCAAAGAAACATCTTTGAAAATCCGGTTTGGTACACAGCCTACACTCCTTATCAGGCAGAGATTGCACAAGGTCGCTTGGAAGCACTGTTGAACTTCCAGACTATGGTTGCAGACCTGACTGGCATGCAGATTTCCAACTCATCCCTTTTGGATGAAGGAACTGCGGCGGCTGAAGCCATGTTCATGGCTCACGCACTTTGCAAAACCAAAGCAAATGCATTTGTCGTTTCTGATAAAATGCATCCCCATGTGATTGAAGTTCTGGGCACCCGTGCTGAGCCATTGGGCTTGGAGATGATCGTCACGAATCCTGCGACATACGATTTTGCAAAAGCGGCGTTCGGTGTGTTCTTCCAGTACCCTGACACTGAAGGTGCTGTAGAGAACTATGCTGACCTTGCGAAAAAATACAAAGACCAAGGTGCACACGTTGTGGCGTCCGTGGATCTTCTGGCAATGACTCTTTTAACTCCTCCGGGCGAGTGGGGTGCTGACATCGTTGTCGGTAACTCTCAACGTTTCGGTGTACCATTGGGTTACGGTGGCCCTCACGCGGCATTCCTGGCAACCAAAGATACTTATAAGCGCATGATGCCAGGCCGTCTTGTGGGTGTGTCTGTGGACTCCCAAGGCAAACAAGCTTTGCGTCTGGCTTTGCAAACTCGTGAACAACATATCCGTCGTGAAAAAGCGACTTCCAATATCTGTACGGCTCAGGTTCTATTGGCGAACATGGCATCCATGTACGCTGTTTACCACGGGCCACAGGGTTTAAAGAAAATCGCGATGCGCGTGAATCGCCTGACTGCGATCATGGCTGACGGTTTGTCGAAACTTGGTTACAACGTTTCCAAGAATGCGTTCTTCGATACTGTGACTGTTACTTCTGACAATGCTGCAAGCATTTTGGCGCACGCTGAAGAGCTGGGCATGAACTTCAGAAAAATCAACGACAAGACTTTGGGCATCGCTCTGAACGAGACTGTCACATTGACGGACGTTGAAACAGTTTGGATGGCATTCAATGGCGGCAACAAAGCGGCTTTCGATTGCCAGACTATCGATGCGACTTTGAAGCTGGAAATCCCAGCGGAATTGTCACGTAAATCTGCATTCATGACAAACCCGGTGTTCAACTCACACCACAGTGAGACTGAGCTTCTTCGTTACATCCACCACTTGCAAAACAAAGACATCACTTTGACTCACTCAATGATTCCATTGGGTTCTTGCACAATGAAATTGAATGCAACGACAGAGCTGGTTCCGGTTTCCTGGCCAGAGATCAGCAAACTTCACCCGTTTGCTCCGGTTTCCCAAACTTCTGGTTTGATTGAAATGATCAAAGACCTTGAAAACAAACTTTGCGATATCACGGGCTTCGCCGCTGTCAGCTTGCAACCAAATGCAGGTTCTCAAGGCGAATACGCGGGTCTATTGGTAATTCGCAAATACCACCAATCCCGTGGCCAAGGTCACAGAAACATCTGCTTAATCCCTTCATCTGCGCACGGAACAAACCCTGCATCAGCAGCTTTGGCCGGCATGCAAGTGGTTGTTGTGAACTGCGACGACTTGGGTAACGTTGAAATCTCTGACTTGAAGGCTAAGGCGGAACAACACAAAGACAATTTGTCTGCGCTGATGATCACTTACCCATCCACGCACGGTGTTTACGAAGAAGGTATCAAAGAAATCTGCGATATCGTTCACGCAAACGGCGGCCAAGTGTACATGGACGGCGCAAACATGAACGCCCTGGTTGGCATGTGCCGCCCAGGTACTTTCGGTGCTGACGTATCTCACATGAACTTACACAAAACATTCGCCATCCCTCACGGTGGTGGCGGACCTGGCGTGGGTCCAATCGGTGTCGGTGCTCACTTGAAAGAGTTCTTGCCCAAGCACTCGGTAATTCCTGAAGCGGGTCCTGCAAACGGTATCACTTCAACGACGTCAGCTCCTTGGGGCTCGGCTTCGATTCTTCCGATCTCTTGGGCGTACATCACAATGATGGGCGCTGAAGGTCTGCGTAAGGCGACTTTGGTATCAATCTTGTCTGCAAACTACATCGCTAAGAAATTGGAAAAGGCCTACCCGGTTCTTTACAAAGGTAAAAGCGGTTATGTGGCCCATGAATGTATTATCGACGTTCGCGATATCAAAACAGCTTCCGGTATCGACGTGACTGACGTTGCAAAACGTCTGATCGACTACGGCTTCCATGCTCCAACAATGTCCTTCCCGGTAGCGGGCACATTGATGATTGAGCCGACAGAATCTGAACCGAAACAAGAGGTGGATCGCTTCATCGATGCCATGCTTTCCATCCGCAAAGAAATCACTGCGGTTGAGACTGGTAAAATGGACAAGGAAAACAACGCTCTTAAAAATTCTCCGCACACAGCGCAGATGATGATGAAACCTGAATGGAATCATCCGTACTCTCGCGAAGAAGCGGTTTACCCAGTAGAGTGGCTTCGCACGAACAAGTTCTGGCCAGTGGTCGGCCGCGTGGACAACGCCTACGGCGACCGCAACCTGATCTGCTCTTGCCCATCCATCGAAGAATACCGATAG
- a CDS encoding LamG domain-containing protein — MSKWLLLTLLPIAAQAQMGLQTGAMQDSGTGGGRCVAAYRSAWIPQNNSVAAIWHLDGTVGAVANSSVLPTGFTGGPTLTATMAGSNLSYANSSITTLKQMITGNGNANDVIKTTNTTDLADLPALTVSMWVNMAFPSGNNQRLFYKSDDNSSRGYFFVFRTDGSLDFRKVHSSSNMERQSCPLSSTYWASKTWHHLVVTWDGTSNYTGLKYYLDGTEVVHTGSDPRLTGTCTNQASYGGYATGANGTGGFNLDSGYPFILFGKPASTGSNPNSNSLTGSMDEVVVWNKALTGAEVATLYKHQKCN; from the coding sequence ATGAGTAAGTGGCTACTGCTGACTCTTTTACCGATCGCAGCCCAGGCTCAAATGGGTTTGCAAACCGGAGCCATGCAGGATTCTGGCACGGGCGGTGGTCGATGTGTCGCCGCTTATCGATCTGCGTGGATACCGCAAAATAATTCCGTAGCTGCCATCTGGCACCTGGATGGGACCGTCGGCGCAGTGGCCAACTCTTCGGTTCTTCCCACTGGTTTCACCGGCGGGCCCACATTAACTGCGACAATGGCTGGATCGAATTTAAGTTACGCGAACTCGTCCATAACGACTTTAAAACAAATGATCACAGGCAATGGAAACGCCAATGACGTCATCAAAACAACAAACACCACAGACCTTGCCGACCTTCCGGCACTCACGGTGAGTATGTGGGTAAATATGGCGTTCCCGTCCGGAAACAATCAGCGTTTGTTTTACAAAAGCGATGACAATTCATCGCGAGGTTACTTCTTCGTTTTTCGCACTGACGGCTCACTGGATTTTCGTAAAGTTCACAGTTCATCAAATATGGAACGTCAGTCATGCCCTCTGTCTTCAACATATTGGGCTTCAAAAACCTGGCATCACCTCGTGGTGACTTGGGATGGAACTTCAAACTACACAGGCCTCAAATACTATTTGGACGGCACTGAAGTGGTTCACACAGGTTCAGATCCCCGGTTGACAGGAACTTGCACCAACCAAGCCTCCTATGGAGGTTACGCTACAGGAGCCAATGGTACCGGCGGCTTCAATTTAGATTCCGGCTACCCGTTTATTTTATTCGGTAAACCTGCTTCCACAGGATCAAATCCCAATTCCAACTCCCTCACCGGAAGTATGGATGAAGTCGTCGTCTGGAATAAAGCTCTGACCGGAGCTGAAGTAGCCACACTTTATAAACACCAAAAGTGCAATTAG